The window TAAGAGTTAAATGGGTATACATGACAAAGAAGAATGCTTATGAAGATGTGGAGAGATAAAAGGCACGACTTATGGCTAAGGGCTACAAGAAAAGGCAATGTGTTTCCAATAAGGAAGTAgagctcaaatatgtgaagtctcatgatcaaACTGCAGATATCTTTACAAAGCAtctcaagtttgaagattttcaTAAATTGAGATCAAGActtaaaatgaaaaagaaaaatcaaaattaagggagagatttgtgggaccatctaaataaataaaaacgaaataaagaaaaataagatgaaaaCAAGTTGCAGGAAGTTGCAAAACCAATTTATTTCGTACACACTAAAATCAGAGAGCGCAATAGAGCATAGAGAGTAATTCATAGATTGTAGTTTGTGAGTTAAGTAAAGAGTGGGAATAATATTATACTGaggtatttaaaataaaaagtatttttgtTTTGAAGGTGTAGTAATCTTTTGACACTATCAAAttataatattatagtggtatCATATTACTCACCTTAGGCATTGTACATTCTAACTGTCCACATTTACCTATTTGGGTTCCAAGTGGTACTGGTTCTTTTACCACTGCTTCAGCTTGGAATTTAATCAGGCAAATAGTGTTAAATGTCATGTCTAAAAGAGGATTTTGCAAAAATATATCCCTTTTTAATTGTCCTTTACTTGAGTGGAGGATTAAACAAAAAAAAGTTGCCTTTTGATGATATTATTTTGAAGGCTAGGTGTACAGTAAAATATGGCACTTAGAGAATCCATTACCTTACACAACCTACATGGATTGTGTCCCCAAGACATCTCTGCTAATCATTAATATGTTGAAAGGGGAGAAAACCACCATAACATATTCTAGCTATAAAAAACCAATTAAGTTGCGAACGCTTTGGCTAAATGGAGTACTGATAAGCAAAAGAAATAAGTAACAATAGTCAACTAATTAACAACTTGATGACACAAACGGTATGTTTGCTAACACGTGTATCTTTATTCACGTTACATTCAATATAAAACAATACAAAAATCATCGCATAACTAAATGCATATATTATTCGCGAATACAAGAACatgataatgaaaaaaaaacaattcgCTATCATTTCATAATTTATTCTAGGACTAATATTTCTTATAGTACGGATAACCACACGACCTTCCGTAAAATCAAACTCCTCGGCTAGACAGCAAAAATTAAAAGTCCTCGTCACATTCATCCCTCTGCAAGTaatgaaaaaaaaacatcaaaaaggtTTAAGTTTCATGCATTAACAATATAAAATAATCACGTCACTTAGATTATTGCAGATTAATCTTGTAATGAATGTTAATCGGTGATCTAGAATAAATAGTAAGTACACATTTTATATGGTAGAAACATGCTATAACATATTAAATTACACAGATAGAGAAAATTATAAAGTTATAATTGACGAATCTATTACCTCCTCACGAGTGAAAGTTAGGCCAAGTCTGATGGATCCACATTCTTCATCATCCTTGTAAAGCTGATAAGAGGTTGATCCTACTTCTCCTTCACGAAACACTTCTTCCAAAGAAATTCTATTTTCGATTAACAAAAAACAACATTATTAACGTTGTTTGACTGtataacaaaaaaatattactattatGGAATATAATCAGGGAGAGTATTAACGTTGCTTCTCCTAGGAAATCGTCATCTTGGAATGTGTTTTCATCCATAAGTTTGATGTGAAGCTCGTCGCAACCACGAGTGATGGTGAAGAGGAAGGACTCATTCCACTCAGGGTCGGATCCTTCACCTGTAAAAAGCAGTTCTTATTATTGAGTTACAAATTCCAAATGTGTATACACTGAAAGTACAATGAATTTTTATacttacatttttttttttactaagataGGTAGGATACAATAAAATTTCATTGTTCAATCCAAGTTAATTAATTACAAACCTGATGCAGTACTGCTTTTCTTCTCTTCAGTGCGGCAGGTGACGACAACATAAGGATTCATATCAgctgttgaaatttgaaaaagaaaaataaataaattctttaACCCATGAGATGAAGCATTACGTAATCAAAATTTGCATGGCTGAATTACTCTCGGATTTATCTTACGGAATGACCGTAAGGGAATTCGTGAGGAACATACTTAGCCAATTTGTGTCATCAAGGCCTCTGGCATTTGCAACATAAACTTCAAGTTGTCCGTAAGGCATCTTTGGATCAGATTATTGGTAAAAAAACAGAATAAGATAatgggaagaaattaaaagactTCAACAAAAATACTTTTATTGCTTTAAATTATGACATTTAGGCCTGCTCAATTTATAGTTTACTAGTCCAATCACTGCAATACACGTGATCACTGTGATCCGTAAATATTTGAAGACGCATTTGAATAATTGTGGTTAAAGAAAAAGTAAGAGTAACTGATGTACTAAAAAGTAAGAGTAACTGATGTACTAAAAAGTAACAGTAAACTATATTTCAGAAAATATTGTGTAACAATATTGAATGACTGATGGCCTTTTACATAtttatttctcttttaatttttctGTGGAGTACTACTTCAGACCCTTATTAGAAGGTAGTATTAGTGGGCGGAGTCAGAATTTTCGTTAAggagtgtcaaaatatataaaagtaaacataccaagaaattaaggggagtcaatacatagtatatatatacatataatttatttttttacctacCTACATAGTATATTTTTACCAATGACACCCCTTCGtataaggtggctccgccactgctaGTGGTGATCCTGATAATTTAACTTGCTTCttactttttgtattttttttagaaTTCTTGGATTCagaatgtgagcacgtgatttttgtcttacgcgacaatcgctccaaaagaaataaaaataataacaaatggtcctgctgtacaatttttggattttacgtggcacttagttaattatttatgatttttgcccatttttattttttattaaaaaaaacaatatatatataaaaaaaatgtgtatgtgtcatgcgtagttggaaccgtaatccggttattgaaaagaaaaatcataaataggcatctttgtccgtgattttttttgttttgtttgattttacctgctttaaatattttaatatacgtgtgcaaataattgtgttaagtgtttatttaattttaatttgatttacttaggttttgtttttaaataaaaaaaataataataacaataaaaaaatatataagagataaGTGCAGAATTAGTTTGAAAAtcagtttgggctgattttcgttttttaattCAAAGCCCAAACAACCGAGCCCAAAAACCTAAGCTTGCCCCGGTCCGGACCAGCCTACTTCAaaaacgtccaaacgacgtcgtagtgGTTtagtctgatctgagccgttgatctttgaatgatcaacgaccaagatctcacaccccgtacccactcacagacccgacccgtctcacccggaccgaccccaacccttcacccttgaaacgacaccgtttcccgttagttgaaggatcctggcccttcatcgtgtctcatccaacggccaggatccatctatccactaactatataaacctacAACCCTTCACCCCGCGCCCTGATCCAAACCCCCCCGCCTTAGGTCATCTTCACCAGACCTCAgaccttcaaaccctagccgcccctgtatactttcaccatgaaagccggcggcatggacgccggtgaccccacccttaacaccataggaccatctcacccccctgaacatggatctgtggaccgtttagttcgaatcatcctctaggtcctcgaatcttcatttgaagattcgagcaaaactcgatctacaccgatctgccctagattcataccagacaatcaccggacccccctcgtgaccaaaccatgcttggtttggtccgaatctaaccaagaaagcccaaaacccaaatctgccctctagaaccctaggtttcctcgtgcctgttccgtgcctgttcgaaccaagagattagggtctaatggaccttaatcgaagtgtttctcatttgagaaacatttcgattaaagtccgttcaaccttgaGAAAGGGTCTGTACAACACAAGctgattttttctgtttctgctttcaaagtttaaggtaagtttgttttctctttgttattcagtacgtgtgtggtttaaaggtctgttcgtatTGGCCGAATGTCTTGTGTAATTTGTTGTCTTTGAATTTTTTACCAAATGTATCCTGTCCACCTTTCCTGAACCTATGTGTTTGACTAAAGTCCTTCTTCTATTCACTGATaacatgtatgtatgtatgtatgtgctgtgcaattagctgaatttcaaatttgaactgattaactgattcctcgagtacaattctgcTGGGTCAGTATGACTCGAGTCATGTGTTCGATACTATTAAACATCTAttttttggttacgattgtacatgttatgattaatatagtcgagtcgacatgtgtcgtcaattagtttcagctgcctgaacaataacaaatcgagttgcttctgctaagcattgcctgaatcaattaggaactgagtttagtacttataattgttaatttgaatcagaaatgtaaaatcaatgttttgttcagttacagttctgaaattggagggcatgtgcacttgtgcaccacatgtgcatttgtgcacagcctgtgtcctgcataagggctttttgaattaaatagtttgacagcatatgctgtcagactacattctgctgcccatactctactttagtttcagaaataataaacattactcaaaagtgagtctgccagggaatatcatggggttttgtttatacttaattagctaagtggaatctgaaataggagagcacatgggaggggtgttctaaTTGTctgaacaggctgttaaaggtttTAGGTTTATAAAAGAGGGGACTTTCATCAGTTTTAGGAGATCAGATAGATCAGATAAGAGGGAAGAGCTGAAGACATACACAGATAGacatagatacacacacacagacagagaaaaagagaatacacacagaaaacttagtttggagattgagagttgaagttctgaaaagcagaaaaactggaaaagaactctgtttgataacacagacagacaaaactagaaattgcattcttcTTGCTGTCTTGATTTCACTGGTCTCGACCTGTTTGTCCAATACTGATTTCTTCTAAATCCAACTGAGTCTACTGGTTGTTTGTTGGTTTACTCTGGGACTTGGTCTAGCTGGGATCTTGATTCTATTCCAATTATTTtgcttgttgctgctgctgctattctgtttcttgctgctgctgatttccctatcttcttcctcttctccttgcattttcagtatttccaggtacacatctcgagtctcacattggtgtagctgattgtaacattgaaaagcatgaatcgaaagatctgaagaatTTTTTTATCATCTGTTGCCTTACTTATAGCTTtgcgaatattgttaaagttgtataAATCCTTTAACTTGTAGCCTAATAGAGAacacattagtaagtttgtacttaattaatgTTTATTTGAAACTGTGGTGTTTGATTCGTTTAGtagcatacaggatgtaaataTAACTCATGGAATGTGAAACTATTTAGTGCAATTGTTAAACTTAAATTCACTCTTTCAGCATGTTTTGAATAAGTAGAGGCAAAtggctgttaaatctagccaaatataatacagttttgaatcacccagtttcgatttctttaggcagtttataggactagttttgaaTATCATCGGTAGTATTctttaataaggaattctattaaccctgtttaagcaagttaatcTAAATTCGACTTAAAGATGTTtattcggattaagtgttgtatttcgttagaATAAACGGatttctttgtcaaattaaagcatttttccaTTGAAGTACAATGTTTTCtcaactttgtaaataattaaccataagaatccggattaggccaaagcatataattaaattagcatgtaccttttttcttttagttttagagacaaacgcattagaaatgtagccactttaggatatcctttctaaaatagagacgagcctcgccaaataaaacgcaaaattgcggggccctcaataaataaccataataaatttttagaattcgggataggccgtttagtgaatttcatggccttctacaaaaataataacgcgctagactctttaggcgcggcttaataatttaaccttcttaaacacgggtgcacattgatgtgacccaaatccaaatctcaacggagtcaaaatgtgtcgacgatcacgggtgcattgattgtgacgtggttcgagatgcattttcgcgacattgcaattctataaaactaaataataataataaaagcggtttaaacttaataaagcacataagtcacaacatgtatttaaatcagatatttagccattataacaatttaagcgagcgtgctagaaccacaggattcgagggttcctaacaccttccctcgggtcaacagaattccttacttagaatttctggttcgcagacttcatttggaaaagtcgaaaatttcctcgatttgggattcaagataaaccggtgacttgggacaccaaaagccaaacctttcccaagtagcgactctgaattaaataaataatccaatttcgaatattgtcacttaaattggaaaaactccctcgtgcatctaacccttcgggggcgggcgcgcgaaaaggaagtgtgacagttctggcgactctactggggaaaggttcagaaccactggttcagggttcaagaattcgagcttagaataattgttatatttggctttattatctgatctttattacatgttttgcataacgtgctaaatgttgtcttttaccgctttgatataatctgaactgtatataaactgtgccgaaacccttctcttcttacctccggggagaagctcgctggtcgagactccctattctgttagtgtcaatacctgaaataagaaagaggtcggacaagttacaaagccggacgatctcgcgggtccccggtacgtagccccctcctcgactcgagttgtctgctcgggtacacaatctagaacaaatacccagggtataaacctagtataacgaaacttcatgccggatccctagtaggaacgtttatttgcatcatgttgcatttgacttagggggctcaacacaggggttgggtccgtctaggacaggcaacctgaaatgaaaagaccaccctgctgcatcctatttgttttgcgcatttatttgcttcggttccgcatgctgaccggtttctaaaaaaaaagaagaaaaatagcagcgtagggagataattacttattttggaaaaataaaaccaatgtccaagtagtgtcgaaacctcgccggaatttttctaaaaaaaaaaaaacagaataaaaccaaaagttgtcttttagtttgatttattaaaaaaaaacatataaaaattttttcttttcttttttttttttaaaaaaaaggtatttatttaaaagtaaaaaaataattttttttttttggaaattcatcattcaaaaaaaagttgtttctctcgtagtatctcttttataaattcagactaatagtctaaatacttcctaaaaaaaaaaaattttttagtctttatctcttttcgaaagaaaataataaaaaaaatattcttgctttctgagtttaattgattttctctattcatgatggGCCGAACTacaccggtttgattctcaccggatgtgagatacgtaggcaaccctcgtcgggttcaaccccatttttgctaaaatagccaaaatcaataaataaataaaaaaaaagaagaaaaagacgtgtcaaattttaaaagagtcataaataagtcaggtgatgctgttttgtcataaatagccgaatgttcccgaaagggacgccggaaggctgactttgcataaacggccacctttgagtcatttttcaaggtttgatccagttgacccacacagccttaaaatcttcgtcaccgaggcgttgaaaggccgtgttggcaatatttgagttttctaatttgaaaaactataaaaaagtcataaataagtcaggtgatgcggtttgtcataaatagccgaatgttcccgaaagggacgccggaaggctgactttgcataaacagccacctttgggtcttgtttagtatttttgtccagttgacccacacagccttaaaatcttcgtccccaaagtgcttaaaggccgtgttcaaaacttgatcccctttgtaaaatatttttgagtcaagtcattttgttaaaatcaccttaataaatgtgcaggatgagcacgatgcaaaatgaacatttttcaataatgaccaaaatccctgtcaagttacgactatggtggaatgatctaggtgttgaaggacaaaatgaggttaagaaatatctgaaaggtcttgtgggtttgttggaaatccagcctcggggagatatcataagagctttggttacctattgggacccggcgcacaatgttttccatttctctgattttgaactcaccccgactttggaagaaatggccggatacatcgggaatactgaacttctgttgaggcaaaaatacttggtcgccccaagagctgtcacggtacatcggttcctagattcactgaagatacccagaacggtccacaacccggattTGGCTGCCGGTTTTtgcactccatgcttcatatatgataggtacggtcatgaagaaggattcaataatccaattaacaaactgtgcagcaaaggtatttgtcagaagtgggacaaacacagacgggtagccttcatgatgatgttcctgggccttctggtatttccaaggaaagacggaaacattgatttaaagatatccggggtcgtcagcaccttactcacgcaaagtgacagtactctcgcgcctatggtggtatctgacatttttcgagctctcacagcttgtaaagctgggggaaatttcttcgaaggttgtaacttgctcctacaaatgtggattaccgagcacctctgccatcgttccgagattttgagccatggttccccggcaaagacttgcatagaagaattttgcacgagaaccaaagagatcagttggcccaaaggagtcctggcatggacctcgttctttcaagctcttactgccagccaaatacaatggacgctgggatggttgcctgttgaggagatcatatatatgccggcagctaaaactcatttcttactgatgggacttaagagtattcaaccttacgcaccctgccgagttttgagacagctcggaagatgccagatagtacctcatgaggaagatcttagcactcaagcagttgagataagtcctaacggacaatttccagaagcgaaaatttgccaaatctggagtgagtgttaatatttgaaatcagatacttgcgtgcgggatcgagccaaaggagagacggcgccatGTTActttgcatggtatagaagggaacttgagcatgaaagaccggctaaaagaccccacatcctgaatttcgccgaTTCATCGTGAAAACAGTGAGATTGGTTAgcgaaagaaagaggctattgcgccgaaatcagcaggttgaagcaacaagtggaaagcttgaaatatgagcacaatgtgcaagttgctaccaatctgggagaacGAAACAGGttgattcaggaaaacgaaatgctcaaagtccagatcaaacagataaggatggATGCGGATAAGCAGCCAAGGCATCGATCagatgagcagttgataaaaaggctaaaaggcaaagtcagggaatggcaagaggatttagagaaatctaaaaacatcatagcagagctcagggcacaatgggatacaagagcagataagcatcgccgacacttgaatcaattggaaggcgatcacgagaaaactgttgctaaaataaagagagagatggctacacttgagatcaaagcagctaatcaggcccaggatttccaaattgagagcagatactggtacgattcgttggcccagatgaagttagaagtacggcaactaaagcatcagcatatacaggatgctcaggtgttcaagatatgtagcgatcagataaaacgcctactcatagagaagaagcaaaccagagataggatcaaggccattgcccatgccatcaccagacgatgtctacgatgtgagaacatgaccagcgttaccgtcctctcggcagtgatgagttatgtcaagcagaccatgcatgagttggaacaacttgagagggatctcacacctaggaccgcggtgaggccgaacgatgccccacGGACACAAATtgtcaaaaccataatgtactcataagtcgagtctgtatcttagcatctgtTGCTTGTTTTTCCCATCAGTTTGTTTAGTCTAGgatgagtctaggtttatttttaaagtttgctctttcttttgcaaaatgtagttttgTAATAGACTG of the Nicotiana tabacum cultivar K326 unplaced genomic scaffold, ASM71507v2 Un00048, whole genome shotgun sequence genome contains:
- the LOC107794829 gene encoding elicitor-responsive protein 3-like codes for the protein MPYGQLEVYVANARGLDDTNWLTDMNPYVVVTCRTEEKKSSTASGEGSDPEWNESFLFTITRGCDELHIKLMDENTFQDDDFLGEATISLEEVFREGEVGSTSYQLYKDDEECGSIRLGLTFTREERDECDEDF